From Anaerolineales bacterium, one genomic window encodes:
- a CDS encoding DinB family protein yields MNAAQFFDHWNKVWRDLMRAVDMLEDEHLKFKPADAYPRTVGDILRHIINLEQGWIHFVIRRSLPEWPPEDKNLNTVDAVRAEMKRVHTETMDYLAEVNVEDFNRIVQVPDDGAPKLGWILWHVFEQEIHHRGELFLCLSLLGMKRPKTNRPG; encoded by the coding sequence ATGAACGCAGCACAATTTTTCGATCATTGGAACAAGGTCTGGCGGGATTTGATGCGGGCCGTAGACATGCTCGAGGATGAACATTTGAAGTTTAAGCCGGCGGACGCTTACCCGCGCACGGTGGGGGATATTCTGCGTCACATCATCAACCTGGAACAAGGTTGGATTCACTTTGTGATCCGGCGTTCGCTCCCGGAATGGCCTCCCGAAGACAAGAACTTGAACACGGTGGATGCCGTTCGCGCCGAAATGAAGCGCGTGCACACCGAAACCATGGACTACCTGGCTGAAGTCAACGTTGAAGACTTCAACCGCATTGTGCAGGTCCCGGACGACGGAGCCCCGAAGTTGGGTTGGATCCTCTGGCACGTATTCGAGCAGGAAATCCACCATCGTGGTGAGCTGTTCTTGTGTTTGAGCTTGTTGGGTATGAAACGGCCCAAAACGAATCGACCGGGTTGA